In Musa acuminata AAA Group cultivar baxijiao chromosome BXJ2-8, Cavendish_Baxijiao_AAA, whole genome shotgun sequence, one genomic interval encodes:
- the LOC135618691 gene encoding GDP-mannose 3,5-epimerase 2 yields MGSTGNDETNYGEYTYANLEREPYWPSEKLRISITGAGGFIASHIARRLKSEGHYIIASDWKKNEHMTEDMFCHEFHLVDLRVMDNCLKVTSGVDHVFNLAADMGGMGFIQSNHSVIFYNNTMISFNMLEAARINGVKRFFYASSACIYPEFKQLDTNVSLKESDAWPAEPQDAYGLEKLATEELCKHYNKDFGIECRIGRFHNIYGPFGTWKGGREKAPAAFCRKALTSTDKFEMWGDGLQTRSFTFIDECVEGVLRLTKSDFREPVNIGSDEMVSMNEMAEIVLSFENKNLSIHHIPGPEGVRGRNSDNTLIKEKLGWAPSMRLKDGLRFTYFWIKEQIEKEKTQGLDVSLYGSSKVVGTQAPVQLGSLRAADGKE; encoded by the exons ATGGGCAGCACTGGAAATGATGAGACCAACTATGGAGAATACACTTATGCAaacttggagagagagccatactGGCCTTCTGAAAAGTTGCGGATTTCCATCACCGGAGCTGGAGGGTTTATTGCATCTCATATTGCAAGGCGTCTGAAGAGTGAGGGTCACTATATTATAGCCTCTGACTGGAAGAAGAATGAACATATGACTGAGGATATGTTCTGTCATGAATTCCATCTTGTTGATCTGAGGGTCATGGATAATTGCTTGAAGGTCACTAGTGGGGTGGACCACGTATTTAACCTTGCTGCTGATATGGGAGGAATGGGCTTCATCCAATCCAACCATTCGGTGATTTTCTACAATAACACTATGATCAGTTTCAACATGCTTGAAGCTGCAAGGATCAATGGTGTGAAAAG GTTTTTTTATGCCTCAAGTGCTTGCATCTACCCTGAGTTCAAGCAGTTGGACACTAATGTGAGCTTGAAGGAGTCTGATGCTTGGCCTGCCGAG CCTCAAGATGCTTATGGGTTGGAAAAACTTGCTACGGAGGAGTTGTGCAAGCACTACAATAAGGACTTTGGCATTGAGTGTCGGATTGGAAGGTTCCATAACATTTATGGTCCCTTTGGAACTTGGAAAG GTGGGAGGGAGAAAGCCCCTGCTGCTTTCTGCCGTAAGGCATTAACTTCTACAGATAAATTTGAGATGTGGGGAGATGGGCTGCAAACTCGATCCTTCACCTTCATTGATGAATGTGTTGAAGGTGTTCTAAG ATTGACAAAGTCAGACTTCCGAGAGCCAGTCAATATAGGCAGTGATGAAATGGTGAGCATGAATGAAATGGCTGAAATAGTACTCAGTTTTGAGAATAAAAACCTTTCCATCCATCACATTCCTGGTCCTGAGGGTGTCCGTGGCCGCAACTCTGACAACACACTGATCAAAGAGAAACTTGGCTGGGCTCCATCTATGAGGCTGAAG GATGGCCTCAGATTTACATACTTTTGGATAAAGGAACAAATTGAGAAAGAAAAAACTCAGGGACTTGATGTGTCTCTTTATGGATCATCCAAAGTCGTGGGAACCCAAGCACCGGTCCAGTTGGGTTCCCTTCGTGCAGCTGATGGAAAAGAATGA
- the LOC135618690 gene encoding uncharacterized protein LOC135618690, with protein MPFPTKIQPIDVRGLVRSDQAKPVPKSRLKRLFERQFPGVLRISSVERLDLEPSSVCLDKMIRSFMEDNNGEKPSSRCGHSRCNCFHGHCDDSSDDDLDFISSSNSGDAPIVSAAEVIKGLVVCTTVSERNLLADASTVVERSKNFKRKNEHMKAVTDGLRSLGYDASLCKSRWEKTASIPAGEHEYIDVIIVGERLLVDVDFRSEFQIARSTKSYAAVLQSLPSVFVGKEDRVSQIVAVVSEAARLSLKKKGLYFPPWRKPEYIRSKWLAPYERSTTPADHEQAAEAVEETRASEEKAKTENPRGDASTTDEPGEAEGKSAVVTDPTQPTEAVKETGASEEKAQTENSSGGAFPSTDEPVEAAEGKSTVAVASAPPTWELPEVKPRTPHKGAKVVTGLASVLSENPSWNGSQSFSAGVGPCKRNIEQQEGDTLPKIKGYAPYAPLL; from the exons ATGCCGTTTCCGACGAAGATCCAGCCGATCGACGTGAGAGGGTTAGTGCGGAGCGATCAGGCAAAACCCGTGCCCAAATCACGGCTGAAGCGGCTTTTCGAGCGACAATTCCCCGGCGTCCTGCGAATCTCGTCAGTGGAACGGCTGGATCTGGAGCCGAGCTCCGTCTGCCTCGACAAGATGATCCGCAGCTTCATGGAGGACAACAACGGGGAGAAGCCCTCTTCCCGATGTGGTCACAGCCGCTGTAACTGCTTTCACGGCCACTGTGACGACAGCTCCGACGACGACCTCGACTTTATCTCCTCCTCCAACAGCGGCGACGCTCCGATCGTCTCCGCCGCCGAAGTCATCAAG GGTTTGGTGGTTTGCACGACCGTCTCGGAGAGGAATCTCCTTGCCGATGCGTCCACCGTCGTGGAGAGGAGCAAGAATTTCAAGAGAAAGAACGAGCATATGAAGGCCGTCACCGATGGACTCCGATCGCTCGGCTACGACGCCTCCCTGTGCAAGTCGCGGTGGGAGAAGACCGCCTCCATCCCGGCCG GCGAACATGAGTACATCGACGTCATCATCGTCGGCGAGCGGCTGCTGGTGGACGTGGACTTCAGGTCGGAGTTCCAGATCGCGCGGTCGACGAAGAGCTACGCCGCCGTGCTCCAGTCCCTGCCGTCCGTCTTCGTCGGGAAGGAAGACCGAGTCAGCCAGATCGTCGCAGTGGTCTCGGAGGCTGCACGGCTGAGCCTGAAAAAGAAGGGCCTCTACTTCCCTCCGTGGCGGAAGCCGGAGTACATCCGCTCCAAATGGCTCGCTCCCTACGAGCGATCGACTACCCCGGCGGACCATGAGCAAGCAGCGGAAGCAGTGGAAGAGACTCGCGCGTCGGAAGAGAAGGCCAAGACCGAGAACCCACGCGGCGACGCTTCAACGACTGACGAACCCGGCGAAGCAGAGGGGAAGAGCGCGGTGGTGACGGACCCCACGCAACCAACGGAGGCAGTAAAAGAGACTGGCGCATCGGAAGAGAAAGCCCAGACCGAGAACTCGAGCGGCGGCGCCTTCCCATCGACCGACGAACCCGTAGAGGCAGCAGAGGGGAAGAGCACGGTGGCGGTGGCGTCGGCGCCACCGACGTGGGAGCTGCCGGAAGTGAAGCCCAGGACGCCGCACAAGGGAGCGAAGGTGGTCACCGGCTTGGCTTCCGTCCTTTCCGAAAACCC CTCCTGGAACGGATCGCAAAGCTTCTCTGCCGGCGTCGGTCCCTGCAAGCGAAACATCGAGCAACAGGAGGGCGATACGCTACCAAAAATAAAAGGTTATGCTCCTTACGCTCCTCTTTTATAA